The Plasmodium vinckei vinckei genome assembly, chromosome: PVVCY_14 genome window below encodes:
- a CDS encoding 50S ribosomal protein L24, putative — MSRYIKYFMQAKRLDKRKRKYHKYDFLELSKELSIPYPLREQNQPKRLNLSYYLNIQVGDLVKVLYGPDKDKEGLVLSINPKRNTVIVDGCNMKKSAWNVINKKGTIITQEMPIHITNVSLLDPVNKKPTVVKRRYMMNGECVRISKISGCAMPEPVDKNLLKEQDNYQLYIQKKKSGPPIKDIYAERDNKHFNLLKKIAYQIKRKRFFEMKNFFNTPNENDKKSKDFLEVL; from the coding sequence atgtcaagatacattaaatatttcatgCAAGCAAAGAGACTTGATAAAAGGAAAAGGAAATATCATAAATACGATTTTTTAGAATTAAGTAAAGAATTAAGTATCCCATATCCTTTACGAGAACAAAATCAACCAAAGAGATTAAATCtttcttattatttaaatatacaagTTGGGGATTTAGTAAAAGTTTTATATGGCCCAGATAAAGATAAAGAAGGATTAGTACTAAGTATTAATCCTAAAAGAAATACAGTAATTGTTGATGGAtgtaatatgaaaaaatcaGCATGGaatgttataaataaaaaaggaactATAATTACACAAGAAATGCCAATACATATTACTAATGTCTCTTTATTAGATCCAGTCAATAAAAAACCAACTGTTGTAAAAAGAAGATATATGATGAATGGGGAGTGTGTAAGAATTTCTAAAATATCTGGGTGTGCAATGCCTGAGCCTGTTGATAAAAACCTTTTAAAAGAACAAGATAATTATCAActttatattcaaaaaaaaaaaagtggaCCACCTATTAAAGATATTTATGCAGAACGGGATAACAAACATTTtaatcttttaaaaaaaattgcttatcaaataaaaagaaaaagattTTTCGAAATGAAAAACTTTTTTAACACCCCCAATGAAAACGACAAAAAAAGTAAGGATTTCCTTGAAGTCTTATAA
- a CDS encoding GTP cyclohydrolase I, putative: MAAYVEKKQVDEDYILSMRKNETPNILENLKKNESNNFSDDTTESISAINPKSVNNKNSVEENDNILKDEKRIDKDNKEDNNFITTDLEKQTNQISINILNILKASNIPNCDILKRTNKRFAKAFLYLTEGYNMNVKNIIKKSIYKRNYKNNSLIKIKDIHVYSLCKHHLLPFEGLCDIEYNPDKYIMGLSKFSRVTDIYARRLQLQEDLTNDICNALKKYLKPLYIKVTIKAKHLCINMRGVKEHDAMTVTHASYVSKKATNSFKEHVNNSSGNDIPKLDTLEQALS, from the coding sequence atggcGGCTTATGTTGAGAAAAAGCAAGTCGATGAGGATTACATATTAAGTATGAggaaaaatgaaacaccaaatattttggaaaatttgaaaaaaaatgagtcaaataatttttcagaTGATACAACAGAATCGATAAGTGCCATTAATCCTAAATCtgtgaataataaaaatagtgttgaagaaaatgataatattttaaaagatgAGAAAAGAATAGACAAAGACAATAAGGaggataataattttattacaaccgatttagaaaaacaaacaaatcaaataagtatcaatattttaaacattttaaaagcATCAAATATTCCAAATTgtgatatattaaaaagaacAAACAAAAGATTTGCTAAagcatttttatatttaactgaaggatataatatgaatgtaaaaaatataataaaaaaatctatatataaaagaaattataaaaataactcattaattaaaataaaagatatacATGTTTATTCCTTATGTAAACATCATTTATTACCATTTGAAGGATTATGTGATATTGAATATAATccagataaatatataatgggcttatcaaaattttcaagAGTTACTGACATATATGCACGACGTTTACAATTACAAGAAGATCTTACTAACGATATTTGTAatgctttaaaaaaatatttaaaacctttatatataaaagttaCAATTAAAGCTAAACATTTATGTATTAATATGAGAGGAGTAAAGGAACATGATGCTATGACAGTTACACATGCATCCTATGTATCAAAAAAAGCCACCAATTCTTTTAAAGAGCATGTTAATAATTCTTCGGGAAATGATATACCAAAATTGGATACCCTTGAGCAAGCTTtatcataa